From a single Alloactinosynnema sp. L-07 genomic region:
- a CDS encoding NAD(P)H-binding protein, which produces MEDRLVTVMGPTGKTGRHVVQQAVERGWTVRAAGRRPAAAGEWVPFEWDDPGTWEPAFAGSDAAYILIPFNHPGAPERAPEVIEAAVRAGVPRIALLSTVDVDHAPDDDPTKVAERTLAGLPVRSTMVRPTWFLDNFTVGSFKGMLETGELRLPAGDGLIPFVDTRDVAAVAVAAMAAGGPEGVLPVTGPAAVDHHVVAEALADALDVPMRYVPVSGAEFVDLLRGRGFATEYGEFLAEALIKVADGRLELPVSDTVPRVVGRPAYSVSDFARDYAVNSRP; this is translated from the coding sequence GTGGAAGATCGACTTGTCACCGTCATGGGGCCTACCGGCAAGACCGGTCGGCACGTCGTCCAGCAGGCCGTTGAGCGAGGGTGGACGGTGCGGGCCGCTGGTCGGCGGCCTGCGGCGGCTGGGGAGTGGGTGCCGTTCGAGTGGGACGATCCGGGTACTTGGGAGCCTGCGTTCGCGGGTAGCGATGCGGCCTACATCCTCATTCCGTTCAACCATCCGGGCGCGCCCGAGCGTGCGCCTGAGGTGATTGAGGCGGCGGTGCGGGCTGGGGTTCCGCGGATCGCGCTGCTGTCGACCGTCGATGTCGATCATGCGCCCGACGACGATCCCACCAAGGTCGCCGAGCGGACTCTCGCCGGGCTTCCCGTCCGGTCGACGATGGTGCGGCCGACGTGGTTTCTGGACAACTTCACCGTGGGGTCGTTCAAGGGCATGCTTGAGACGGGCGAGTTGCGGCTGCCCGCTGGTGATGGGCTGATCCCGTTCGTCGACACGCGGGATGTCGCGGCGGTCGCGGTGGCGGCTATGGCGGCGGGTGGGCCGGAAGGGGTGCTGCCGGTCACCGGGCCCGCGGCCGTCGACCACCACGTCGTCGCCGAGGCGTTGGCGGACGCGCTGGATGTTCCGATGCGCTATGTCCCGGTGTCGGGTGCGGAGTTCGTCGATCTGTTGCGCGGCCGTGGGTTCGCCACCGAATACGGCGAGTTTCTCGCTGAGGCGCTGATCAAGGTGGCCGACGGGCGGCTGGAGTTGCCCGTGTCGGACACCGTGCCCCGGGTGGTGGGCAGGCCCGCGTACTCGGTGTCCGACTTCGCCAGGGACTACGCCGTGAACAGTCGCCCGTAA
- a CDS encoding DMT family transporter, producing the protein MSRVNLMLFLLLAAIWGASYTFIKVAVGGLTPAQLVLVRVVLGAAVLYSVLRFTGGRLPKVPAVWGHIAVTAVLGMVAPFLLLAWGEQRTTAAMAGVLIAATPLLTLAASTVALNTERATWRKIVGFGLGFVGVVIVIKPWAEDGELGSLPGQLAVLAAAACYAAQTVYVRKMLSQKGIPPLVSSTTQVIAASILQAAITPFFPWQTPDLRVSVVVSIVLLGVVGTGLAYLIYFRLITDAGAATASSVNYLVPVTAVAISVGLLGEPITWNMIVGTLVVLAALAFAENRLATKPSTAEPAKVTAE; encoded by the coding sequence ATGAGTCGTGTCAACCTGATGCTGTTCCTGCTGCTCGCCGCGATCTGGGGCGCCAGCTACACGTTCATCAAGGTCGCCGTCGGCGGCCTGACCCCGGCTCAACTGGTGTTGGTGCGGGTGGTGCTGGGCGCCGCTGTGCTCTACTCGGTGCTGCGGTTCACCGGCGGCAGGCTCCCGAAGGTGCCCGCGGTGTGGGGACACATCGCTGTCACCGCGGTTCTCGGCATGGTCGCGCCGTTTCTGTTGCTGGCGTGGGGTGAACAGCGCACCACCGCGGCGATGGCGGGCGTGCTCATCGCGGCGACCCCGCTGCTGACCCTGGCCGCGTCGACGGTCGCGCTCAACACCGAACGGGCCACGTGGCGCAAGATCGTGGGCTTCGGCCTCGGCTTCGTCGGTGTTGTCATCGTGATCAAGCCGTGGGCCGAGGACGGGGAACTGGGTTCGCTGCCCGGCCAGTTGGCCGTACTCGCCGCGGCGGCGTGCTATGCCGCGCAGACGGTGTATGTGCGGAAGATGTTGTCGCAGAAGGGGATCCCACCACTGGTCTCGTCCACCACGCAGGTGATCGCGGCCAGTATCCTGCAGGCGGCCATCACACCGTTCTTCCCCTGGCAGACCCCGGATCTGCGCGTGTCGGTCGTGGTCAGCATCGTGCTCCTCGGTGTGGTCGGCACCGGCCTCGCGTACCTGATCTACTTCCGACTCATCACCGACGCCGGAGCCGCCACCGCGTCCTCGGTCAACTACCTGGTGCCGGTCACCGCCGTGGCGATCAGCGTCGGCCTGCTTGGCGAGCCGATCACCTGGAACATGATCGTCGGCACGCTTGTCGTCCTCGCCGCGCTCGCTTTCGCCGAGAACCGGCTGGCCACCAAGCCTTCCACCGCCGAACCCGCCAAGGTCACCGCCGAATAG
- a CDS encoding TrpB-like pyridoxal phosphate-dependent enzyme, with protein sequence MIDPIKYELVESEIPRTWLNPAADIGEVAPIIDPVTREPVGFDGLARTMAPPLVEQELSSADEFEIPEPVRQHYAKWRCTPLYRARALEQALGTPARIYYKYEGVAPTGSFKPNTAIPQAYYNKLAGKTGLVGETGAGQWGSAVALAAALFGMEAKVFMVKVSFEQKPYRRTLMETYGATCSASPSTETEAGRTILGERPDHPGSLGTAKSEALQFAFANPDYGYTRGSALNHVCAHQSVIGQEAIKQMELADDYPDIVVGAAGGGSNLAGLAFPFLRNQLRGGPELRLIAVEPAACPTLTRGRIAYDHADSQGLTPLFRMHTLGHKFVPPAFHAGGLRAHNIAPLISRAVEDKLMEAVSVRQNDCFEAGVLFARTEGIVPAPESTHAIRGAIDEAIRCREDGTSKAILLGLSGHGDFDLVAYQRYLAGELPDDALSDDALDFGLASIPAPAHV encoded by the coding sequence ATGATCGATCCGATCAAGTACGAACTCGTCGAGTCGGAGATCCCCCGCACCTGGCTCAACCCGGCCGCCGACATCGGCGAGGTGGCCCCCATCATCGACCCGGTGACGCGCGAGCCGGTGGGCTTCGACGGGCTGGCCAGGACGATGGCGCCGCCGCTGGTCGAGCAGGAACTGAGCAGCGCCGACGAGTTCGAGATCCCCGAGCCGGTCCGCCAGCACTACGCCAAGTGGCGCTGCACCCCGCTCTACCGCGCCCGTGCGCTGGAGCAGGCGCTGGGCACGCCCGCCCGGATCTACTACAAGTACGAGGGCGTCGCGCCCACCGGCAGCTTCAAGCCCAACACCGCGATCCCGCAGGCGTACTACAACAAGCTCGCGGGCAAGACCGGCCTGGTCGGCGAGACGGGCGCGGGCCAGTGGGGCAGCGCGGTGGCGCTGGCCGCGGCCTTGTTCGGCATGGAAGCCAAGGTCTTCATGGTCAAGGTCAGCTTCGAGCAGAAGCCCTACCGGCGCACCCTGATGGAGACCTACGGGGCGACCTGCTCGGCCAGCCCCAGCACCGAGACCGAGGCGGGCCGCACGATCCTGGGCGAACGGCCCGACCACCCCGGCAGCCTCGGCACCGCCAAGTCGGAGGCGCTGCAGTTCGCCTTCGCCAACCCGGACTACGGCTACACCAGAGGCAGCGCGCTCAACCACGTGTGCGCCCACCAGTCGGTCATCGGCCAGGAAGCCATCAAGCAGATGGAGCTCGCCGACGACTACCCCGACATCGTCGTCGGCGCCGCGGGCGGCGGCAGCAACCTGGCAGGCCTGGCCTTCCCCTTCCTGCGCAACCAGTTGCGCGGCGGTCCGGAGCTGCGGCTCATCGCCGTCGAGCCCGCCGCCTGCCCGACGCTGACCCGCGGCCGCATCGCCTACGACCACGCCGATTCGCAGGGTCTGACGCCGCTGTTCCGCATGCACACCCTGGGGCACAAGTTCGTCCCGCCCGCCTTCCACGCGGGCGGCCTGCGCGCGCACAACATCGCCCCGCTGATCAGCCGCGCCGTCGAGGACAAGCTGATGGAGGCGGTCTCGGTGCGGCAGAACGACTGCTTCGAGGCGGGCGTGCTGTTCGCCAGGACCGAAGGCATCGTGCCCGCCCCCGAGTCGACGCACGCGATCCGCGGCGCCATCGACGAGGCCATCCGCTGCCGCGAGGACGGCACCAGCAAGGCCATCCTGCTCGGCCTGTCCGGCCACGGGGACTTCGATCTCGTGGCCTACCAGCGCTACCTTGCCGGTGAACTGCCCGACGACGCGCTGTCCGACGACGCCCTCGACTTCGGGCTGGCCAGCATCCCCGCCCCCGCCCACGTTTAA
- a CDS encoding transglutaminase family protein, translated as MIESTAQVTDDDLRETEFLDFTSPVVQAFTEKALRKKGDPTGEIERAVALYYAVRDGLHYEVYGADAARGAFQASAIIQRGMGFCVHKSIVYAAAVRALGIPSRIVYGDVRNHLSSPRLRELVGGDVFCFHSLVSVFLGGDWVKATPVFNKLLCHVYRIAPLDFDGRADSLYHPYDEEGRQHMEFLRMRGEFADFPYETVVAGISQAHPLLFQSEGSLATEAVR; from the coding sequence ATGATCGAGTCCACTGCCCAGGTCACCGACGACGACCTGCGGGAGACCGAGTTCCTGGACTTCACCAGCCCGGTGGTCCAGGCGTTCACCGAGAAGGCACTGCGCAAGAAGGGCGACCCGACCGGCGAGATCGAGCGCGCCGTCGCCCTGTACTACGCGGTGCGGGACGGTCTGCACTACGAGGTCTACGGGGCCGACGCGGCCCGCGGCGCGTTCCAGGCGAGCGCGATCATCCAGCGCGGCATGGGTTTCTGCGTGCACAAGTCGATCGTGTACGCCGCGGCCGTGCGCGCGCTGGGCATCCCCAGCCGCATCGTCTACGGCGACGTCCGCAACCACCTGTCCTCACCGCGGCTGCGTGAACTCGTCGGCGGGGACGTCTTCTGCTTCCACAGCCTCGTCTCGGTCTTCCTCGGCGGCGACTGGGTGAAGGCCACGCCCGTGTTCAACAAGCTGCTCTGCCACGTCTACCGGATCGCCCCGCTGGACTTCGACGGCCGCGCGGACAGCCTCTACCACCCGTACGACGAAGAGGGCCGTCAGCACATGGAGTTCCTGCGGATGCGCGGCGAGTTCGCCGACTTCCCCTACGAGACCGTCGTCGCGGGCATCAGCCAGGCCCATCCGCTGCTGTTCCAGTCCGAGGGATCGCTCGCCACCGAAGCCGTTCGCTAG
- a CDS encoding acyl-CoA dehydrogenase family protein has translation MIDWNDEQRALRKTIVDLGEKLGAGHIERDQAGEFDQSAWDLVRDTGLLGLPFDPAFGGLGADLLTTMYVLEGLGESCRDGGFNFSVSTHMVSTGVALQRYGSAALKAKYLPMVCDGSAIGAHAITEPDAGSDMMAMRTTAKADGDVFVLNGSKAFVSNGPIAGLYVVYTLTGKPGSPAAITALLVERDTPGLHVGKPVAKMGLRTSPLCELFFDDCRVPRENAVGGVGSGFLVLDHVMKWEILASFVINAGEMQHRFQSCVDYAKERAQFGKPIGSFQSVSNKIVDMKVGVETSRKWLYDTAAKLVRRENVTTDIAITKLVVSEANVASAMAAVQIHGGYGYLAEYGMEKELRNAVAGPIYSGTSEVQRQRIAAMVGL, from the coding sequence GTGATCGACTGGAACGACGAGCAGCGCGCGCTGCGCAAGACCATCGTCGATCTCGGCGAGAAGCTGGGCGCCGGTCACATCGAACGGGACCAGGCGGGCGAGTTCGACCAGTCCGCCTGGGACCTCGTGCGCGACACCGGACTGCTCGGGCTGCCGTTCGACCCGGCCTTCGGCGGGCTGGGCGCGGACCTGCTGACCACGATGTACGTCCTGGAGGGACTCGGCGAGAGCTGCCGCGACGGCGGGTTCAACTTCTCGGTGTCGACCCACATGGTCAGCACCGGCGTGGCCCTGCAGCGGTACGGCTCGGCCGCGCTCAAGGCCAAGTACCTGCCGATGGTGTGCGACGGCTCGGCGATCGGCGCGCACGCCATCACCGAGCCCGACGCCGGGTCGGACATGATGGCGATGCGCACCACGGCGAAGGCCGACGGCGATGTCTTCGTCCTCAACGGCAGCAAGGCGTTCGTGAGCAACGGCCCGATCGCCGGGCTGTACGTGGTCTACACGCTGACCGGGAAGCCGGGCAGTCCCGCGGCGATCACGGCCCTGCTCGTCGAGCGGGACACCCCTGGCCTGCACGTGGGCAAGCCGGTCGCCAAGATGGGCCTACGGACCTCGCCGTTGTGTGAGCTGTTCTTCGACGACTGCCGGGTCCCGCGCGAGAACGCGGTCGGCGGGGTCGGATCCGGCTTCCTGGTGCTCGACCACGTGATGAAATGGGAGATCCTGGCCTCGTTCGTCATCAACGCAGGCGAGATGCAGCACCGCTTCCAGTCCTGTGTGGACTACGCCAAGGAGCGTGCGCAGTTCGGTAAGCCGATCGGCTCGTTCCAGTCCGTGTCCAACAAGATCGTCGACATGAAGGTCGGCGTCGAGACCTCCCGCAAGTGGCTCTACGACACCGCGGCGAAGCTCGTCCGGCGGGAGAACGTCACCACCGACATCGCCATCACCAAGCTGGTGGTGAGTGAGGCGAACGTCGCCTCGGCGATGGCCGCGGTGCAGATCCACGGCGGCTACGGCTACCTGGCCGAGTACGGGATGGAGAAGGAACTGCGCAACGCGGTGGCGGGCCCGATCTACTCGGGCACCTCCGAAGTCCAACGCCAGCGCATCGCGGCGATGGTCGGCCTGTGA
- a CDS encoding ectoine synthase has translation MIVRARSEVKCVDWGNGLSYRFLLGADAMGFTVAHTVVRANTKSRLQYRMHLEACYCIAGAGEVQTPDGRSYRIEPGVLYALDQHDAHFLIADAGADLELISIFNPPLRGDERHNLDADGFSQY, from the coding sequence ATGATCGTGCGTGCCAGGTCCGAGGTGAAATGCGTCGACTGGGGCAACGGTCTGAGCTACCGCTTCCTGCTGGGTGCCGACGCGATGGGCTTCACGGTCGCGCACACGGTGGTGCGGGCCAACACCAAGTCCCGCCTGCAGTACCGAATGCACCTGGAGGCCTGCTACTGCATCGCGGGCGCGGGCGAGGTGCAGACCCCGGACGGCCGCTCGTACCGGATCGAGCCGGGCGTGCTCTACGCGCTCGACCAGCACGACGCCCACTTCCTGATCGCCGACGCGGGCGCGGACCTCGAGCTGATCAGCATCTTCAACCCGCCCCTGCGCGGCGACGAGCGGCACAACCTGGATGCCGACGGGTTCTCCCAGTACTGA
- a CDS encoding AMP-binding protein, whose amino-acid sequence MSDASAGHLWPGDSAAALSWQGVATGYRDLRSEVARAAELLAELPGDEPVALIPHKSPAGLALVAACTRIERPCLLLPVDLGARSRAALLDQAGCRFLLRADARTVEEVGAPAAVPDLDGVGLLLTTSGSTGTPKIVPLPRRATAAFIDWAATEFGIGPGTVVFSYAPLNFDLSLLDVWTTLAKGGHVVLAEQDRAVDGKYLLSVFTEAAVEVVQAVPLFFRLLLDAADGRRFPAVRELVTTGEAMPPALAARLPDAFPNARLRNVYGSTETNDSFIHDIDPVSGLATPIGTPIAGVRALVVRDGQVLTGAGAGELWTATPFQSGRYLDPALTARSWVEAPAGAGTYFRTGDNVTRDADGVLRLDGRSDFQVKVRGVRTNLLEVEHIVTAHPAVHEAVVLGLPDDVAGHRLHAVVRLCPDATLNSVQLRQHCAARLPRTAIPSTMDIVVDPFPASPNGKVDRAAIQASAREGVREHVAAR is encoded by the coding sequence ATGTCTGACGCGTCCGCAGGTCATTTATGGCCCGGTGATTCCGCCGCGGCGCTTTCGTGGCAAGGGGTGGCCACCGGCTACCGCGACCTGCGGTCCGAGGTCGCCAGGGCAGCCGAACTGCTGGCCGAACTGCCGGGCGACGAGCCGGTGGCGCTCATTCCGCACAAGTCGCCCGCGGGTCTCGCCTTGGTCGCCGCGTGCACGCGTATCGAACGGCCCTGTCTGCTGTTGCCGGTCGATCTTGGCGCGCGGAGTCGCGCGGCCCTGCTCGACCAGGCCGGATGCCGATTCCTGCTGCGCGCGGACGCCCGCACCGTCGAGGAGGTCGGGGCGCCCGCTGCGGTGCCGGACCTCGACGGGGTCGGCTTGCTGCTGACCACCTCCGGATCGACCGGGACGCCCAAGATCGTCCCCCTGCCGCGCCGCGCGACGGCGGCGTTCATCGACTGGGCCGCCACGGAGTTCGGCATCGGGCCGGGCACGGTGGTGTTCAGCTACGCCCCGCTGAACTTCGACCTCAGCCTGCTCGACGTGTGGACCACATTGGCCAAGGGCGGACACGTCGTACTGGCCGAACAGGACCGTGCGGTGGACGGGAAATACCTGCTCAGCGTCTTCACTGAGGCCGCCGTCGAGGTCGTCCAGGCCGTCCCGCTGTTCTTCCGCCTGCTGCTCGACGCCGCCGACGGCCGACGCTTCCCCGCCGTGCGCGAACTGGTCACGACCGGCGAGGCGATGCCGCCCGCGCTGGCCGCGCGGCTGCCCGACGCGTTCCCCAACGCCCGCCTCCGCAACGTCTACGGGTCCACGGAGACCAACGACAGCTTTATCCACGACATCGACCCGGTCAGCGGGCTGGCCACCCCGATCGGCACACCGATCGCCGGGGTGCGGGCGCTGGTCGTCCGCGATGGCCAGGTGCTCACCGGGGCGGGCGCGGGGGAGTTGTGGACCGCGACGCCGTTCCAGTCCGGCCGCTACCTCGACCCCGCGCTCACCGCCCGCAGTTGGGTCGAGGCCCCGGCGGGCGCGGGAACCTACTTCCGGACCGGCGACAACGTGACCCGCGACGCCGACGGCGTGCTGCGGCTCGACGGCCGGTCCGACTTCCAGGTCAAGGTCCGGGGCGTGCGGACGAACCTGCTCGAGGTCGAACACATCGTCACCGCGCACCCCGCGGTCCACGAGGCGGTCGTGCTCGGCCTGCCAGACGACGTGGCGGGCCACCGGCTGCACGCGGTGGTCCGGCTGTGTCCGGACGCCACGCTCAACAGCGTCCAGCTGCGACAACACTGCGCGGCCCGGCTTCCCCGGACGGCTATTCCGTCCACTATGGACATCGTGGTCGACCCGTTCCCGGCCAGTCCCAACGGGAAGGTCGACCGCGCGGCAATACAGGCATCGGCGCGTGAAGGAGTTCGAGAACATGTCGCGGCTCGCTGA
- a CDS encoding DUF2567 domain-containing protein produces the protein MPEPTESEVETPVSEAAVRVETPPPPVFPLWHQPRPKVRIKADLLPAVSIASFIALFGMAIGWLWSRLAPAQLVVVAEGGKLIPLRAESYHRFDDLVLFVLLGLGAGVVTGAGVWMLRERRGPVIMIAAVVGSGLAAWLAMQVGVSWAEARFVVEAAPKIGDVLPVAPRLESRWVVVGWPLGAALAYGFAAAWNGRDDLGRRLG, from the coding sequence GTGCCCGAACCCACGGAGTCAGAGGTCGAGACCCCCGTGTCCGAGGCAGCCGTCCGCGTCGAGACCCCGCCGCCGCCCGTGTTCCCGCTGTGGCACCAGCCGCGGCCGAAGGTCCGGATCAAGGCCGATCTGCTGCCCGCGGTGAGCATCGCGTCGTTCATCGCGCTGTTCGGCATGGCGATCGGCTGGCTGTGGTCCCGGCTCGCCCCGGCGCAGCTCGTCGTGGTGGCCGAGGGCGGCAAGCTGATCCCGCTGCGCGCCGAGAGCTACCACCGGTTCGACGATCTTGTCCTGTTCGTGCTGCTCGGCCTCGGCGCGGGCGTCGTCACCGGCGCGGGCGTGTGGATGCTGCGCGAGCGGCGCGGGCCGGTGATCATGATCGCGGCCGTGGTCGGCTCGGGCCTGGCCGCGTGGCTGGCCATGCAGGTCGGCGTCTCCTGGGCCGAAGCCCGCTTCGTCGTGGAGGCCGCGCCGAAGATCGGCGACGTGCTGCCGGTCGCCCCACGTTTGGAATCGCGATGGGTCGTGGTCGGCTGGCCGCTGGGCGCCGCCCTGGCCTACGGATTCGCCGCGGCGTGGAATGGTCGCGACGATCTGGGCCGCAGGCTCGGCTGA
- the bioB gene encoding biotin synthase BioB, protein MTATAEHTQDSSIAGDILAVARDQVLERGEGLSEEQVLQVLRLGDDRLDDLLALAHDVRMKWCGPEVEVEGIVSVKTGGCPEDCHFCSQSGRFPTPVRSAWLDIPGLVEAARQTAETGATEFCIVAAVRGPDARLLSQVREGIKAIRESGNDIQIACSLGMLTQEQVDELVAMGVHRYNHNLETAKSHFPNVVTTHSWEERWDTLRMVREAGMEVCSGGIIGMGETYEQRAEFAVQLAELDPHEVPMNFLIPQPGTPYEKYDPIEGKDALRVVAAFRLALPRTMLRFAGGRELTLGDLGAEKGMLGGVNAIIVGNYLTNLGRPAQQDLDMLADLKMPIKALSDSL, encoded by the coding sequence GTGACGGCAACCGCCGAGCACACGCAGGACAGCTCGATCGCAGGCGACATCCTCGCCGTCGCCCGGGACCAGGTGCTTGAGCGCGGCGAAGGGTTGTCCGAGGAGCAGGTGCTCCAGGTCCTGCGCCTGGGTGACGACCGGCTCGACGATCTGCTCGCGCTGGCCCACGACGTCCGGATGAAGTGGTGTGGCCCGGAGGTCGAGGTCGAGGGCATCGTCAGCGTCAAGACCGGCGGCTGCCCCGAGGACTGTCACTTCTGCTCGCAGTCGGGCCGCTTCCCGACCCCCGTGCGCTCCGCGTGGCTGGACATCCCCGGCCTGGTCGAGGCCGCCCGCCAGACCGCCGAGACGGGTGCCACCGAGTTCTGCATCGTCGCCGCCGTGCGCGGGCCCGACGCCCGCCTGCTCTCGCAGGTGCGCGAGGGCATCAAGGCGATCCGAGAGTCGGGCAACGACATCCAGATCGCCTGCTCGCTCGGCATGCTCACCCAGGAGCAGGTCGACGAGCTGGTCGCGATGGGCGTGCACCGCTACAACCACAACCTCGAGACGGCCAAGTCGCACTTCCCGAACGTCGTCACCACCCACTCGTGGGAAGAGCGCTGGGACACCCTGCGGATGGTGCGCGAGGCGGGCATGGAGGTCTGCTCCGGCGGCATCATCGGCATGGGCGAGACCTACGAGCAGCGCGCCGAGTTCGCGGTGCAGCTGGCCGAGCTGGACCCGCACGAGGTCCCGATGAACTTCCTCATTCCGCAGCCCGGCACCCCGTACGAGAAGTACGACCCGATCGAGGGCAAGGACGCGCTGCGCGTCGTCGCCGCGTTCCGGCTGGCCCTGCCGCGCACGATGCTGCGCTTCGCGGGCGGCCGGGAGCTGACCCTGGGCGACCTGGGCGCGGAGAAGGGCATGCTCGGCGGCGTCAACGCGATCATCGTCGGCAACTACCTGACCAACCTGGGCCGCCCCGCCCAGCAGGACCTCGACATGCTCGCCGACCTCAAGATGCCCATCAAGGCGCTGAGCGACTCGCTGTGA
- the bioD gene encoding dethiobiotin synthase, whose protein sequence is MSVLVITGTGTGVGKTVVTAGVAALALALRRRVAVLKPAQTGVAAHEPGDLDDVRRLAGAVTTRELRRFPDPLAPDTAARRVGMPPVRPSEVAQAVGELAVTHDLVLVEGAGGLLVRFDPDGGTLADVAWSLAAPTLIVAEAGLGTLNATALTAEALDRRGITCAGVVVGSWPAEPDLAALLNLDDLPSVAGAPLVGVFPAGAGALDPDEFAQVARRSLAPSLGGEFDVKEFVEQVSSGA, encoded by the coding sequence GTGAGTGTTCTTGTGATCACCGGGACCGGCACGGGCGTCGGCAAGACCGTCGTCACGGCTGGGGTCGCCGCGCTCGCGTTGGCACTCCGGCGGCGGGTGGCCGTGCTCAAGCCCGCACAGACAGGTGTCGCCGCGCATGAGCCGGGCGACCTCGATGACGTGCGCAGACTCGCCGGAGCAGTGACCACCCGCGAGTTGCGTCGGTTCCCCGACCCGTTGGCCCCCGACACCGCCGCGCGGCGGGTGGGGATGCCCCCGGTGCGGCCGTCGGAGGTCGCGCAGGCGGTCGGTGAGCTCGCGGTGACCCATGACCTGGTGCTGGTCGAGGGCGCGGGCGGGCTGCTGGTCCGGTTCGACCCCGATGGGGGCACGCTCGCCGATGTGGCCTGGTCGCTGGCCGCGCCGACGCTGATCGTGGCCGAGGCCGGGTTGGGTACGCTCAACGCCACCGCGCTGACCGCCGAGGCACTCGACCGGCGGGGGATCACCTGCGCCGGGGTCGTGGTCGGGTCGTGGCCCGCCGAGCCTGATCTCGCCGCCCTGCTCAACCTCGACGATCTCCCCTCGGTCGCGGGCGCACCCCTGGTAGGGGTGTTCCCTGCGGGTGCCGGAGCGCTCGACCCGGACGAGTTCGCCCAGGTCGCACGCAGGTCGCTGGCTCCGTCCCTGGGCGGGGAGTTCGACGTCAAGGAGTTCGTCGAGCAGGTCTCCAGCGGCGCGTGA
- a CDS encoding glutaredoxin domain-containing protein, whose amino-acid sequence MSNDVLIYSADWCGDCRRAKSWLRANTVPFTEIDVEHDDTARDLAVEIAGGRKNIPVIVLPDGTVLIEPTNTELADALGVPVA is encoded by the coding sequence GTGAGCAACGACGTCCTCATCTACAGCGCCGACTGGTGCGGCGACTGCCGCCGAGCCAAGTCCTGGCTGCGGGCCAACACCGTCCCCTTCACCGAGATCGACGTCGAGCATGACGACACGGCCCGGGACCTGGCGGTAGAGATCGCGGGCGGACGCAAGAACATCCCGGTGATAGTCCTGCCAGACGGAACAGTGTTGATAGAGCCGACCAACACCGAACTAGCCGACGCCCTAGGCGTTCCAGTCGCCTAA